A window of Akkermansia muciniphila contains these coding sequences:
- a CDS encoding glycine--tRNA ligase has protein sequence MADRTNTDPARMEKIVSLCKRRGFIFQAAEIYGGLNGCWDYGPMGVELKRNLKEYWWRKNVQERDDMVGMDGSILTHNSVLVASGHVGGFSDPMCDCLLTKERLRADQIPAQSGTGFFYTGAARKDGSWSVEKEYSVLVDSEKQADKARKTAAQYYAQLVGKDVSHKEMELKGERMETITDSTMYNPANGSLVTEAREFNLMFKTTIGATSDENDPNATGWLRPETAQSIFCQYKNILDSSRVKLPFGIAQIGKSFRNEINPRNFTFRSREFEQMEIEYFCRPEDGLRLVDEWLEHRLSFYDEVGVPREHIHLLDVPDGERAFYSKKTYDLEYEFPFGIQELEGIAYRTDYDLSCHQKGSGRPLEYFDEETREKFIPHVVEPSAGCDRTILAIICEAFDEEELVDDKGKKDVRTVLRFVPRMAPIKAAIFPLLKKNEEQVRIAREIEKTLQPWMPVFYDETGAVGRRYRRQDEVGTPFCITVDFETLGENDASLKDTVTIRHRDSMEQERVAIKDLLHWLIARVR, from the coding sequence ATGGCAGACAGAACCAATACAGATCCCGCCCGAATGGAGAAAATCGTGAGCCTCTGCAAAAGGCGAGGCTTCATCTTCCAGGCAGCTGAAATCTATGGCGGACTGAATGGTTGCTGGGACTACGGTCCCATGGGCGTGGAACTCAAGCGCAACCTCAAGGAATACTGGTGGCGTAAAAACGTGCAGGAACGCGACGACATGGTGGGGATGGACGGCTCCATTCTGACGCATAACTCCGTGCTGGTCGCCTCCGGCCACGTGGGCGGCTTCTCTGACCCGATGTGCGACTGCCTGCTGACCAAGGAACGCCTGCGCGCGGACCAGATCCCGGCGCAGAGCGGCACGGGCTTCTTCTACACCGGAGCCGCCAGAAAAGACGGCTCCTGGAGCGTGGAAAAGGAATACTCCGTGCTGGTGGACTCAGAAAAACAGGCGGACAAGGCCCGCAAGACTGCGGCCCAGTACTATGCCCAGCTGGTCGGCAAGGACGTCTCCCACAAGGAAATGGAACTTAAAGGAGAACGCATGGAAACCATCACGGACTCCACCATGTACAACCCCGCCAACGGTTCCCTGGTGACGGAAGCCCGCGAATTCAACCTCATGTTCAAGACGACCATCGGGGCCACCTCCGATGAAAATGATCCCAATGCTACCGGCTGGCTGCGCCCGGAAACGGCCCAGTCCATCTTCTGCCAGTACAAGAACATTCTGGACAGCTCCCGCGTGAAGCTCCCCTTCGGGATTGCACAGATAGGCAAATCCTTCCGCAACGAAATCAACCCGCGCAACTTCACCTTCCGTTCCCGCGAATTCGAACAAATGGAAATCGAATACTTCTGCCGTCCGGAAGACGGCCTGCGCCTGGTGGATGAATGGCTGGAACACCGCCTCAGCTTCTATGATGAAGTAGGCGTGCCGCGTGAACACATTCATCTGCTGGATGTTCCGGATGGTGAACGCGCCTTCTACTCCAAGAAAACCTACGACCTGGAATATGAATTCCCGTTCGGCATTCAGGAACTGGAAGGCATTGCCTACCGCACGGACTATGACTTGAGCTGCCACCAGAAAGGTTCCGGCCGTCCGCTGGAATACTTTGACGAAGAAACTCGGGAAAAATTCATTCCCCATGTGGTGGAACCCTCCGCCGGGTGTGACCGCACCATTCTGGCCATCATCTGTGAAGCCTTTGATGAAGAAGAACTGGTGGATGACAAGGGCAAGAAAGACGTTCGTACCGTGCTCCGCTTTGTGCCTCGGATGGCTCCCATCAAGGCCGCCATTTTCCCGCTGCTCAAGAAAAACGAGGAACAGGTGCGCATCGCCCGGGAAATTGAAAAAACGCTCCAGCCATGGATGCCCGTCTTCTATGATGAAACGGGAGCTGTTGGCCGCCGCTACCGTCGCCAGGATGAAGTGGGCACCCCCTTCTGCATCACGGTGGACTTTGAAACCCTCGGAGAAAACGATGCCTCCCTCAAGGACACGGTGACCATCCGCCACCGCGACTCCATGGAACAGGAACGCGTCGCCATCAAGGACTTGCTGCACTGGCTCATTGCCCGTGTGCGTTAA
- a CDS encoding YdcF family protein, with translation MTPEEAIEILWDYHHVKQELCPADLIFILGSNDVRVAEYAAELYERKLAPLLLFSGGMGRFTGEWAVTEAELFAAAAMKAGVPEDRILIENKSTNTGENVRFSREILKKAGIPEPATLIALQKPYMERRTLATLQAQWPEPGVAVSSPPVSFREYLTPELPRELVVSAMVGDFQRILEYPAQGFSTEQPVTPEAMEAFRTLVEAGYDSQLLKGVPLPSNS, from the coding sequence ATGACTCCGGAGGAAGCGATAGAAATTTTATGGGACTACCACCATGTGAAGCAGGAGCTGTGCCCGGCGGACCTCATCTTTATCCTTGGCAGCAATGACGTGCGGGTGGCGGAATATGCGGCGGAACTCTATGAGCGGAAGCTGGCCCCTCTTCTCCTGTTTTCCGGCGGGATGGGGCGGTTCACCGGGGAATGGGCCGTGACGGAGGCGGAACTCTTTGCGGCGGCAGCCATGAAGGCGGGAGTGCCGGAAGACAGGATACTCATTGAAAATAAATCCACCAACACCGGGGAAAATGTCCGTTTTTCCCGGGAAATACTGAAAAAGGCCGGCATTCCGGAGCCCGCCACCCTCATTGCCCTGCAAAAACCGTACATGGAGCGGCGTACCTTGGCTACGCTCCAGGCCCAGTGGCCGGAACCCGGGGTGGCAGTCAGTTCCCCTCCCGTAAGCTTCCGGGAATACTTGACCCCGGAACTGCCTCGGGAGCTGGTTGTCTCCGCCATGGTGGGGGACTTTCAGCGGATACTGGAATACCCAGCACAGGGATTTTCCACGGAACAGCCCGTAACTCCGGAGGCGATGGAAGCCTTCCGCACGCTGGTGGAAGCCGGATATGACTCCCAGCTGCTCAAGGGGGTTCCCCTCCCCTCGAATTCTTGA
- a CDS encoding CPBP family glutamic-type intramembrane protease: MNSVPEALKTRAYVAPFAVFMGFTLLWQFGTPFLEWDHPAAAWWRRAPEQWLYPVQAIVCFALVIWWRKAIDWDWKWKPAAWGVLFGVLGILCWLAPTMAADRLPGGPDAWFGHPSWPWYRYLLGIDARPEGFNPGVVFSPDSWSWLAALALRFFRAVVVVALVEELFWRGYLMRLMVNLDHPWKVPFGTNTWKAYWVTTLCFMAVHQPVDYCGAFIYGSLAYLLAVWQKNLCAVIIMHAVANALLGWAALEWGKYGLW, translated from the coding sequence ATGAACTCCGTCCCGGAGGCCCTGAAAACAAGGGCGTACGTAGCGCCGTTTGCGGTGTTCATGGGCTTTACCCTTCTGTGGCAGTTTGGCACCCCGTTCCTGGAATGGGACCACCCAGCCGCCGCCTGGTGGAGAAGGGCGCCGGAACAATGGCTGTACCCCGTGCAGGCCATCGTCTGCTTTGCCCTGGTCATCTGGTGGAGAAAGGCCATTGACTGGGACTGGAAATGGAAACCCGCTGCGTGGGGCGTCCTATTCGGCGTGCTGGGCATCCTGTGCTGGCTGGCCCCCACGATGGCGGCGGACCGCCTGCCGGGCGGTCCGGATGCATGGTTTGGCCACCCCTCCTGGCCATGGTACCGGTACCTGCTGGGAATTGACGCGCGCCCGGAAGGATTTAATCCCGGCGTTGTCTTTTCCCCGGACTCCTGGAGCTGGCTGGCGGCGCTGGCCCTGCGCTTTTTCCGGGCCGTGGTGGTAGTGGCGCTGGTGGAGGAACTCTTCTGGCGCGGGTACCTGATGCGCCTGATGGTAAACCTGGACCACCCGTGGAAAGTGCCCTTCGGCACCAACACCTGGAAAGCGTACTGGGTGACCACCCTCTGCTTCATGGCCGTGCACCAGCCTGTGGACTACTGCGGCGCCTTCATCTACGGCTCTCTGGCGTACCTCCTTGCCGTGTGGCAGAAAAACCTGTGCGCCGTCATCATCATGCACGCGGTGGCGAATGCGCTGCTGGGATGGGCCGCCCTGGAATGGGGCAAATACGGCCTGTGGTGA
- a CDS encoding aminotransferase class I/II-fold pyridoxal phosphate-dependent enzyme has protein sequence MNWQNKIAEQVGSIPRSGIREFFDLVTGRTDIISLGVGEPDFVTPWNIREAAIYSLEKGHTSYTSNYGLESLRRSIVKYVEGFFHVKYDPLHEVLVTVGVSEAIDLALRAVLNPGDEVLYHEPCYVSYAPSVNMAYGVATAVPTSKQDMFALNPAVLEASITPRTKVLMLNFPTNPTGAVAPLETLKEIARLCIKNDLIVLTDEIYSELRYDGKPHVSIASLPGMKERTLLLHGFSKAFAMTGFRLGYACGPEPLISAMMKIHQYSMLCAPITSQEAAIEALENGTSAMLKMRESYRQRRDFLVKRFNEIGMDCHLPGGAFYAFPDISKFGLSSKEFATRLLMEEQVAAVPGTAFGASGEGFLRCCYATAFGQIKEACNRMERFVKTLS, from the coding sequence ATGAACTGGCAGAACAAAATAGCGGAGCAGGTAGGCTCCATTCCCCGTTCCGGCATCCGGGAATTCTTTGACCTGGTCACAGGCCGGACGGACATCATCTCCCTGGGCGTGGGGGAACCGGACTTCGTCACGCCGTGGAACATCCGCGAGGCGGCCATCTACTCCCTGGAAAAAGGGCATACCTCCTACACCTCCAACTACGGGCTGGAATCCCTGCGCCGTTCCATCGTCAAATATGTGGAAGGCTTCTTCCATGTAAAATACGACCCCCTGCATGAAGTGCTGGTGACGGTGGGCGTCAGCGAAGCCATTGACCTGGCTCTGCGCGCCGTGCTGAATCCTGGGGACGAGGTGCTTTACCACGAACCTTGCTACGTCTCCTACGCTCCCAGCGTGAACATGGCCTATGGCGTGGCTACTGCCGTGCCTACGAGCAAGCAGGATATGTTTGCCCTGAATCCGGCCGTGCTGGAAGCCTCCATTACGCCCCGGACCAAGGTGCTGATGCTCAACTTCCCCACCAATCCCACCGGAGCGGTGGCTCCCCTGGAAACGCTCAAGGAAATAGCCCGCCTCTGCATCAAGAACGACCTCATTGTACTGACGGATGAAATTTACAGTGAGCTGCGTTACGACGGCAAGCCGCATGTTTCCATCGCCTCCCTGCCGGGCATGAAGGAACGCACGCTGCTGCTGCACGGTTTTTCCAAGGCATTTGCCATGACGGGCTTCCGCCTGGGTTATGCCTGCGGACCGGAACCGCTCATCTCCGCCATGATGAAAATTCACCAGTACTCCATGCTCTGCGCGCCCATCACTTCCCAGGAGGCGGCTATTGAAGCACTGGAAAACGGAACCTCCGCCATGCTGAAAATGCGGGAAAGCTACCGTCAGCGCCGGGACTTCCTGGTGAAGCGGTTCAATGAAATCGGCATGGACTGCCATTTGCCCGGCGGCGCATTCTACGCCTTCCCGGACATCTCCAAATTCGGCCTTTCCAGCAAGGAATTCGCCACGCGCCTGCTGATGGAAGAGCAGGTGGCCGCTGTGCCCGGTACCGCTTTCGGTGCAAGCGGGGAAGGCTTCCTGCGCTGCTGCTATGCGACCGCCTTTGGCCAAATCAAGGAAGCCTGCAACCGCATGGAGCGTTTCGTGAAAACTCTCTCCTGA
- a CDS encoding Lrp/AsnC family transcriptional regulator — protein sequence MSSATLLQLLATQARLSDGELAERLDMTEEAVRAQREQWEKEGVILGYQAVVNEEYEHDSRVAAFIEVKMTPERDGGFDRLAMRISRFDEVSSCYLASGGFDLLVLVEGKSMRDIARFVAEKLSTLEGVLSTSTHFHLKTYKKNGCVFEAPVQAERLVVAP from the coding sequence ATGTCCTCCGCAACACTTCTACAGTTACTGGCGACTCAAGCCCGCTTGAGCGATGGCGAATTGGCCGAACGTCTTGACATGACTGAAGAAGCCGTGCGGGCCCAGCGGGAGCAATGGGAAAAGGAAGGCGTGATCCTGGGCTACCAGGCGGTGGTGAATGAAGAATATGAACACGACAGCCGGGTGGCGGCCTTCATTGAGGTGAAGATGACGCCCGAACGCGACGGCGGCTTTGACCGCCTGGCGATGCGCATCTCCCGCTTTGACGAAGTCTCTTCCTGCTATCTGGCAAGCGGCGGCTTTGACCTGCTGGTGCTGGTGGAAGGAAAAAGCATGCGGGACATCGCCCGGTTTGTGGCGGAAAAACTGTCCACGCTGGAAGGGGTTCTGTCCACTTCCACGCACTTCCACCTGAAAACCTACAAGAAAAACGGCTGTGTGTTCGAGGCCCCCGTGCAGGCCGAACGCCTGGTTGTTGCTCCGTAA
- a CDS encoding DEAD/DEAH box helicase, protein MSMALNPDRATLNFLNAFPEEIRLRGEKLQKDGAVTQIFGNHLYIQGRVEDAHGVHRVNLRLQGNRWFGACSTEDEDLAGAAMYAAMLERMYRGQDLPESPNELNDVPLLDILEEKLGRELDDKEADYVSKLEKRYRRFAIEQEIHDHDMVRLNPRWEIVSYDPLELWPVPPTNILEFWNYIAYAFNKRRLPYPEFMESITDLEKIQRKIHEWERSREVGTWYDRIQSVNERPPQPPRGELFMRLVSTINEGHFEYRHSLKQDWIPVREKQDLDHLENLHERAAVRMDAQTEILLVALSDYARAEDALTLDLDQEAACALMNKLFHQPALKGYLVNLDENYFKVVDEPLKWICQDDPIEPDCYALQLATSTGINVSHSVRQLPGQQELYQSDETVFPGPPRWLESTEVEPRYSIPKQVIDSLEGVEFLRKIGASLPPSMEDRVVDIDLRGTFDMKIVRGLTSAETEHVLCEVSAKDASGYRTEKLGKDGWDVAHQEPMKNKALLRFIREHLYPIPGLLEEMGFSYDPQVGAFKARVTRQFPEKFAEWAKQLPEELTVNMDDKLKTLLADPVAAAVRFEVVNQEIDWFDLRIVIDVEGVQLSKEQIRALVAARGGYVRMDDGGWMRLEIKLDNDQRDAVTRLGLDPFDLSGETHRMHAMQLADPKAAEVFDPKAWKRIKDRTAEIKIDVKPDVPSQLQATLRPYQVDGFHFLAYLATNGFGGILADDMGLGKTIQSITYVLWLREEFARKNKSKKKIAVPPVLIVCPKSVLDVWAGETEKFAPGVRVLVIRSKDQANLDDIRKNYDMVVVNYAQLRVCGETLNQIKWLTVILDEGQQIKNPDSKAAKAAREIVSYNRLVLSGTPIENRLLDMWSLMAFSMPGVLGSRSYFKKRFDKRKDPQSQNRLAARLKPFLLRRTKSQVAKDLPPRTEEEVYAKMEGIQSQLYKAELRRIQQALLGLDSDESVKKNSFAILQGLMRLRQICCHPGLVDPKYAKEDSAKMTALFYLLDQLREEGHKVLVFSQFVSMLEIIKNRLEAENRPLNYLTGQTKDRRGEIEKFQTTKDPSVFLLSLKAGGAGLNLTSASYVVLYDPWWNPAVESQAIDRTHRIGQKNKVIAYRLLTKDSVEEKIRILQHQKNQLVANVLGDEGFTSSLGIDDLNFILNHGDDEEG, encoded by the coding sequence ATGAGCATGGCACTTAACCCGGATAGGGCTACCCTGAACTTTCTCAACGCCTTTCCGGAAGAAATCCGGCTGCGCGGCGAGAAGCTCCAAAAGGATGGGGCAGTTACACAGATCTTTGGCAATCATTTGTATATTCAGGGCCGTGTGGAAGACGCCCACGGCGTACACCGCGTGAACCTGCGCCTTCAGGGCAACAGGTGGTTCGGGGCATGCTCCACGGAGGATGAGGATCTGGCCGGTGCGGCCATGTACGCCGCCATGCTGGAACGCATGTACCGCGGCCAGGATCTGCCGGAATCCCCCAATGAATTGAATGACGTCCCCCTGCTGGATATTCTGGAAGAGAAGCTGGGCCGTGAACTGGATGACAAGGAGGCGGACTACGTCAGCAAGCTGGAAAAGCGCTACCGCCGTTTCGCCATTGAGCAGGAAATCCATGATCATGACATGGTGCGCCTGAACCCCCGGTGGGAGATCGTCAGCTATGACCCGCTGGAGCTGTGGCCCGTGCCCCCCACGAACATTCTTGAATTCTGGAATTACATCGCCTACGCCTTTAACAAGAGGCGCCTGCCCTACCCGGAATTCATGGAATCCATTACGGACCTGGAAAAAATCCAGCGCAAGATTCATGAGTGGGAGCGTTCCCGTGAAGTGGGCACCTGGTATGACCGCATCCAGTCCGTGAATGAGCGCCCACCGCAGCCGCCCCGCGGGGAGCTGTTCATGAGGCTCGTCTCCACCATTAACGAAGGCCATTTTGAATACCGCCATTCCCTGAAGCAGGACTGGATACCCGTCCGGGAAAAACAGGACCTGGACCATCTGGAAAACCTGCATGAACGTGCAGCCGTGCGCATGGACGCCCAGACGGAAATTCTCCTCGTGGCCCTGTCCGACTACGCCCGGGCTGAAGACGCCCTGACCCTGGACCTGGACCAGGAAGCCGCGTGCGCCCTGATGAACAAGCTTTTCCACCAGCCCGCCCTGAAAGGCTACCTGGTGAACCTGGATGAAAATTACTTCAAGGTGGTGGATGAACCGCTCAAGTGGATTTGCCAGGATGACCCCATTGAGCCGGATTGCTACGCCCTCCAGCTCGCCACGTCCACCGGCATCAACGTTTCCCACTCCGTCCGCCAGCTTCCGGGCCAGCAGGAACTTTACCAGTCTGACGAAACCGTGTTTCCCGGCCCTCCCCGCTGGCTGGAGAGCACGGAAGTGGAACCCCGCTATTCCATTCCCAAGCAGGTCATTGACAGCCTTGAAGGGGTGGAATTCCTGCGCAAGATCGGCGCTTCCCTTCCCCCCAGCATGGAAGACCGCGTGGTGGACATTGACCTCCGCGGCACCTTTGACATGAAGATTGTCCGCGGCCTCACCTCCGCGGAAACGGAGCACGTCCTGTGTGAAGTAAGCGCCAAGGACGCTTCCGGCTACCGCACGGAAAAACTCGGCAAGGACGGCTGGGACGTGGCCCACCAGGAGCCCATGAAGAACAAGGCCCTGCTGCGCTTCATCCGTGAACATCTTTACCCCATTCCCGGCCTGCTGGAAGAGATGGGCTTCTCCTATGATCCCCAGGTAGGCGCCTTCAAGGCCCGCGTTACCAGGCAGTTCCCTGAAAAATTTGCGGAATGGGCCAAGCAGCTCCCGGAAGAGCTGACCGTCAACATGGATGACAAGCTCAAAACGCTGCTGGCAGACCCAGTGGCCGCCGCCGTACGGTTTGAAGTGGTCAACCAGGAAATTGACTGGTTTGACCTCCGCATTGTCATTGACGTGGAGGGCGTCCAACTTTCCAAGGAACAAATCCGTGCCCTGGTGGCCGCCAGAGGCGGCTACGTCCGCATGGACGACGGAGGCTGGATGCGCCTGGAGATCAAGCTGGACAACGACCAGCGCGACGCCGTCACCCGCCTGGGCCTGGACCCCTTCGACCTTTCCGGGGAAACCCACCGCATGCACGCCATGCAGCTGGCGGACCCGAAGGCCGCGGAAGTGTTCGACCCGAAGGCATGGAAGCGCATCAAGGACCGCACCGCGGAAATCAAGATCGACGTCAAGCCGGACGTCCCCTCCCAGCTCCAGGCCACCCTGCGCCCGTACCAGGTGGACGGCTTCCACTTCCTGGCTTATCTGGCCACGAACGGCTTCGGCGGCATTCTGGCGGACGACATGGGTTTGGGCAAAACCATCCAGTCCATCACGTACGTGCTCTGGCTGCGTGAGGAATTCGCGCGCAAAAACAAATCCAAGAAGAAAATCGCCGTTCCTCCGGTACTTATCGTCTGCCCCAAGTCCGTGCTGGACGTCTGGGCCGGGGAAACGGAGAAATTCGCTCCCGGCGTGCGCGTGCTCGTCATCCGCAGCAAGGATCAGGCCAATCTGGACGACATCCGGAAGAATTACGATATGGTCGTGGTCAACTACGCCCAGCTCCGCGTCTGCGGTGAAACCCTGAACCAGATCAAGTGGCTCACGGTCATCCTGGACGAAGGCCAGCAGATCAAGAACCCGGATTCCAAGGCCGCCAAGGCCGCCCGTGAAATCGTCTCCTACAACCGCCTGGTGCTTTCCGGCACGCCCATTGAAAACCGCCTGCTGGACATGTGGTCCCTCATGGCCTTCTCCATGCCCGGCGTCCTCGGCTCCCGCTCCTACTTCAAGAAACGCTTTGACAAGCGCAAGGACCCGCAGAGCCAGAACCGCCTGGCCGCGCGCCTGAAACCCTTCCTGCTGCGCCGTACCAAATCCCAGGTGGCGAAGGATCTGCCGCCCAGGACGGAAGAAGAGGTGTACGCCAAGATGGAAGGTATCCAGAGCCAGCTGTATAAGGCGGAACTCCGCCGCATCCAGCAGGCCCTCCTTGGCCTGGATTCTGATGAATCCGTCAAGAAGAACAGCTTTGCCATTCTGCAAGGGCTCATGCGCCTGCGTCAGATCTGCTGCCACCCCGGCCTGGTGGACCCGAAGTACGCCAAGGAAGACAGCGCCAAGATGACCGCCCTGTTCTACCTGCTGGACCAGCTCCGGGAAGAAGGGCACAAGGTGCTCGTCTTCTCCCAGTTCGTCTCCATGCTGGAAATCATCAAGAACCGGCTGGAAGCGGAAAACAGGCCGCTTAACTACCTTACCGGCCAGACCAAGGACCGCCGCGGGGAAATTGAAAAATTCCAGACTACCAAGGACCCGTCCGTCTTCCTGCTCTCCCTGAAAGCGGGGGGCGCCGGCCTCAACCTTACTTCCGCCTCCTACGTGGTCCTGTATGACCCGTGGTGGAACCCGGCCGTGGAAAGCCAGGCTATTGACCGTACGCACCGCATCGGCCAGAAGAACAAGGTGATCGCCTACCGCCTGCTGACGAAGGACTCCGTGGAAGAAAAAATCCGCATCCTCCAGCACCAGAAAAACCAGCTCGTCGCCAACGTGCTGGGCGACGAAGGCTTCACCTCCAGCCTGGGCATTGACGACCTCAACTTCATCCTCAACCACGGGGACGACGAAGAAGGCTAA
- a CDS encoding ApaG domain, with amino-acid sequence MFRMVLPLLTSLEVRLTPRSLYSRDEKLERMVREDGRIPVPYNVSIRNTGDGAVRIIGKKWTVRSHEDGTQVIEGDELFGSRPLLCQGQIFAFNGLQMLRLPARIQLTLLVRDEAGILYHTDPVSLKW; translated from the coding sequence ATGTTCCGTATGGTTCTTCCCCTCCTGACCAGCCTGGAAGTGCGCCTTACGCCGCGCAGCCTGTATTCCCGGGATGAAAAGCTGGAGCGGATGGTGAGGGAGGACGGGCGCATTCCCGTGCCCTACAATGTGAGCATCCGCAACACGGGGGACGGCGCTGTGCGCATCATCGGCAAGAAGTGGACTGTTCGTTCCCATGAAGACGGCACGCAAGTGATAGAAGGGGATGAACTGTTCGGTTCCCGTCCGCTGCTGTGCCAGGGACAGATTTTTGCGTTTAATGGCCTCCAGATGCTGCGTCTTCCGGCGCGCATCCAGTTGACTCTTCTGGTCCGGGATGAGGCCGGCATTCTTTACCATACGGACCCCGTCAGCCTTAAATGGTGA
- a CDS encoding cellulose synthase family protein: protein MSLNYNFIWLLCYLLVLVGLAGYGFHRLSIVYLYWKNRNNKPQPKSHFQELPVVTVQLPMFNEKFVVDRLLESVAALDYPQDKLEIQILDDSTDDTTEQCYRKVEELKARGFDAVCIHRTDRTGFKAGALEAATKVAKGEFLLILDADFVPEPDLLQKTIHFFTDEGVGLVQTRWGHINREYNLLTRVQGMYLDGHFAMEQTARNRSGRFFTFNGTAGMWRKCVIGDAGGWSHDTLTEDMDLSYRVQLKGWRFIYLNDVVTPAELPVDMDGFKSQQHRWTKGSIQVCQKILLDIWRSKAPLKAKVEATTHLTCNYSYLLLALLCFLVYPICTQRIPENETVFMWFVNVALFFMTSVAVCIFYMSAQIVVRPKSWWKELPYLPLLLTLSVGMAVNNAKAVLEAIFGHQSAFVRTPKYGVDQKEDRQHVSQLKRNGYKAIKSVVIPVLEIACGTFFLNLIIIMIRQGHYLSPILMIPFLGFYYTGFCSLGRMISNLLPARQTAKAKN, encoded by the coding sequence ATGTCTTTAAATTACAACTTTATCTGGCTCTTGTGCTATCTTCTGGTTCTCGTCGGTCTGGCCGGATACGGCTTCCACCGTTTAAGCATCGTTTACCTGTACTGGAAGAACCGCAACAACAAGCCCCAGCCCAAGTCCCATTTCCAGGAACTGCCCGTCGTTACGGTCCAGCTTCCCATGTTCAATGAAAAATTCGTCGTGGACCGCCTTCTGGAATCCGTAGCGGCCCTTGACTACCCACAGGACAAGCTGGAAATCCAGATTCTGGACGATTCCACGGATGACACTACGGAACAGTGCTACCGCAAGGTGGAGGAACTGAAGGCCCGCGGCTTTGACGCCGTGTGCATCCACCGCACGGACCGCACGGGCTTCAAGGCCGGCGCGCTGGAAGCGGCTACCAAGGTGGCCAAAGGGGAGTTCCTGCTGATTCTGGACGCCGACTTCGTTCCGGAACCGGACCTCCTGCAGAAGACCATCCACTTCTTTACGGATGAAGGCGTGGGCCTCGTCCAGACCCGCTGGGGCCACATCAACCGGGAATACAACCTTCTCACCCGCGTTCAGGGCATGTACCTGGACGGCCACTTTGCCATGGAACAGACGGCGCGCAACCGCTCCGGCCGTTTCTTCACCTTCAACGGCACCGCCGGCATGTGGCGCAAGTGCGTAATCGGGGACGCAGGCGGCTGGTCCCATGACACCCTGACGGAAGACATGGACCTTTCCTACCGCGTCCAGCTCAAGGGATGGCGCTTCATCTACCTGAACGACGTCGTCACCCCGGCGGAACTTCCCGTGGACATGGACGGCTTCAAGTCCCAGCAGCACCGCTGGACCAAAGGCTCCATCCAGGTCTGCCAGAAAATCCTGCTGGACATCTGGCGTTCCAAGGCCCCCCTCAAGGCCAAGGTGGAAGCCACCACGCACCTTACCTGCAATTACTCCTACCTCCTTCTCGCCCTGCTCTGCTTCCTGGTGTACCCCATCTGCACCCAGCGCATCCCGGAAAATGAAACGGTGTTCATGTGGTTCGTCAACGTGGCCCTGTTCTTCATGACCAGCGTGGCCGTCTGCATCTTCTACATGAGCGCCCAGATCGTGGTGCGTCCCAAATCCTGGTGGAAGGAATTGCCGTACCTGCCGCTCCTCCTCACGCTGAGCGTAGGCATGGCGGTGAACAACGCCAAGGCCGTTCTGGAAGCCATTTTCGGCCATCAGTCCGCCTTCGTCCGCACGCCCAAATACGGCGTGGACCAGAAGGAAGACAGGCAGCACGTCTCCCAGCTCAAGCGCAATGGTTATAAAGCCATCAAGTCCGTCGTCATTCCCGTGCTGGAAATCGCCTGCGGCACCTTCTTCCTGAACCTGATCATCATCATGATCCGCCAGGGCCATTATCTTTCCCCCATCCTGATGATTCCCTTCCTGGGCTTCTACTACACGGGATTCTGTTCCCTGGGCCGCATGATCTCCAACCTGCTGCCCGCCAGACAAACTGCCAAAGCCAAAAACTGA